Genomic segment of Paenalkalicoccus suaedae:
ACAGTAAAGTTAATGTCATTAACGGCTTTAGTACCATCTTCGAATTCTTTTGATACATGTTTAAATTCGATCATTCTTATTTCCTCCGTGTTCAGACAGAAGAAGGGAGCTTTTGCCTCTCGACATAAAGCTCCCTTAACGTCTATATTTTTACAACGCGTAAATTCCTTGGTATTTTTCTGATAAATACGTTATTAAGTGTTTCGCATTCACGCCTTCTCCAGTCGTGTCCTTTAGTAGCTCAACCGGTGATTTCTTTTTACCATACTGATGGATATGTTTTGTCATCCATTCTTTGATTGGGGCAAGGTTGCCGTCTCTAAGTAAATCATCAAAGTTTGGAAGATCCTTAAGCATTGCTTGTTTAAGCTGAGCCGCATAAACAAGGCCTAACGCATAGGATGGGAAGTAGCCAAAGGCACCGAAGGACCAGTGAACATCCTGCAATACTCCTTCTCCGTCATGAGATGGGCGGATGCCTAAAAGATCCTCGTACTTCTTATTCCATGCCTCCGGTAGATCAGCAACTTCAATCTCTCCGTTTATAAGTGCCTTCTCAAGCTCATAGCGAATAATAATATGTAGCGAGTATGTGAGTTCGTCCGCTTCAATACGGATGAGGGAAGGACCTGCTACGTTAATTGCTTCATAAAAATCCTCTAAAGAAACGTCATCAAACTGTCCATCTGCATATTCTTTTAATGTCTCGTAGTGACGCTCCCAAAATGCAAAGTTACGACCGACAAAATTCTCATAAAATAAAGACTGTGATTCGTGAATCCCCATGGAAGTACCCGAGCAAAGGTTTGTTCCGATTAAGCTTTTATCAATATTTTGCTCGTATAGGGCATGTCCACCTTCGTGGATCGTGCCAAACACAGCCGTACGGAAATCACTTTCATCATATTTTGTTGTCACACGCACATCGCCTGGGTTAAGTCCCGTTGCAAATGGATGTACCGTTGTATCTAAGCGACCTGCTTCAAAGTCATACTGCATGCTTGTTAAGATTGCTTTACTAAATGCTTCCTGCTTCTCTTTAGGGAAATGAGTAAAGAGGAAGTCTGTTTTTGGTTGCTCGCTCTCTGTAATTTGCTTGACTAATGGCACAAGCGCCTCTTTTAATTCGCCAAACACTCGGTCGATCGTGTCGACAGTAAGTCCTGGCTCGTAATCGTCTAATAGAGCATTATATTTG
This window contains:
- a CDS encoding carboxypeptidase M32; amino-acid sequence: MQTTEQKYLDYVKKLSHFQEAVGLIGWDLRTGAPKKGVAQRGEVLGTLQSESFNLSTSQEFKDLLQELREDTTWGTLDEVTQKSVEHSEKSLKKFENIPPEEYKNYVILTSQAESAWETAKANADFDSFSPYLEKIVDFNRKYVDWVGYEGHKYNALLDDYEPGLTVDTIDRVFGELKEALVPLVKQITESEQPKTDFLFTHFPKEKQEAFSKAILTSMQYDFEAGRLDTTVHPFATGLNPGDVRVTTKYDESDFRTAVFGTIHEGGHALYEQNIDKSLIGTNLCSGTSMGIHESQSLFYENFVGRNFAFWERHYETLKEYADGQFDDVSLEDFYEAINVAGPSLIRIEADELTYSLHIIIRYELEKALINGEIEVADLPEAWNKKYEDLLGIRPSHDGEGVLQDVHWSFGAFGYFPSYALGLVYAAQLKQAMLKDLPNFDDLLRDGNLAPIKEWMTKHIHQYGKKKSPVELLKDTTGEGVNAKHLITYLSEKYQGIYAL